In the Terriglobales bacterium genome, TACTCCTTCAGCGCGGCGATGATCTGCTCCTCGGTGTGTCCCTTCTTCGGCATGTCGAACCTCCTCGTTCCCCTCTCCGAGGACCTCAATTGCCTACGATATCTCCAATTTCAATTGGTACAACTTCTGGGTTTTGGATCATCGACACGCTGCCGTTCTTGTAGCCGTCATAATAGCCAAGCTCCCACGGCATCCACACCGACTTCGGCGAGTTCTCCGACGTGGCAAATACAAACTGCCGGCATGAACGCATCCGTTTTCTCAGCACATTCGCGGTTTCAGCGGTCACGTTGCTGCGATCCAATTGCGGATCGTCCACCCAGTCCACATAGACACTGAGGCCATTACCTTCCAGGATGGCCTTTACGCCGAGGATGAGTTCCGCATCCTCCTTGCTATGGGACAGGAAGACATCGTAGGTGCGAGCGGGAGAATAGTCCCTCACCTGGTCACTCAGGATTTGTGTGGCGCTCTTGCGCACCGGCTGTCGCGCCTGATAGGCCTGCGCTGCGGCCCGAACTTCGGAGAGTTTGAGGTAGCTCATTGTCCTGTCTTGTTAATGTCCCGCCCGCTTTGCCGCATCTTCAACCCAGGTCCCCAGGTTATAGCAGCCGTTGTGGGCGTTCCAGTCGTAGATTTGAGCGAACGGCTCCAGCGTTGTATTTGTGCGAGCACCCAAGTCGAGTCCGATACTCGAAGGAGCGAAACCTCGTGGAAAGTCTTTACTCCAAACCCACGAAGTCTTGTTGGTCAAGGCATTGTACTGGAGCTCTTTGAACCGGACCATCCCGCTTACCATCTCAAATCCAGTGACCGCGAACGGGTTCCAGCCCGGTTGATCTGTCTGTTTTAGAAAATTCGGAATGTTGTGTATCGTCACGCCGAGAAGGGCGTTGCCTCGGATGACACTTCGGAAAAGCTCATACCGGACCCACCTACGCCACGCCGTCTCCGCCCCGATCAAGGCGCATGTCACCGTGGTATTAAAGAAGCCGTCGTCGAGAAAACGCCTCAATGCGTCTTCGCTCGTGCGCTGCTTGCTCTCGAAGACGGAACTGTTGAAGAAGCCCGCATCTTCCCGGTCCTGCGTGACCCAGGAATTCTTCACGATGTTCGCGCGGATTACGTCTCGCTTGTAATGGAAGCTGAAAAAGACTCGCCGTGCCATGGTATTAGTGCGTCTGTTGCAGGATTCCAAACACCAGCACGATTGCCAGAAGAACTATCCCGTGGAGCCATACTATGGCCCCGCACCACATCGTTCGCCAGACGCTGGGCACGTCCGCCTCATAGCGCGACGTATCCATCGAGAACGGCTCAACCGTTTGCACGCCGTCCTTCTTCGACCGCCTCACGTCGTCGTAGAGCTTTCTGAAGAGGCGTTCTCGCCGAAGATAGTACGCGTCCAGACCCCAAAAGGCCGCCGCAGGGAAGAATGCAATCAGCACGAACGTCGGGTTGGTGCCTTTTGCAGCGAGACCGAAAATAGCTGCCGTGAGCGTGATGGTCCATCCCTTCAGAAGAAACGAGTGGTTGGCCATCCGTGCGACGACGGATTGAATGAATTCTAGATGCTTTGTGACATCTTCCGGCACTTTTGTTTTTGTTATATCCAAGAATACTCCAATGAATCCGAGATGCCAACCGGCCTGCCCCATTGGGGTCAACGGGACGCTGTGTCCTTGGCCTGCCGGAGTGCCTGCAATACAATCAGCGCTCGCTTGCGCGGGATGCGCTCTCGTAGGAATTGGACTTTCGCGAAGTGGCATTGTCTTAGTTGTTGCCCGCTGCCGCAGTAGCACCGCCAGGTACCTTTCGGCTTCTTGGCGGTCATGTATTCCAGAAACGTAGCGACGACGCGCAAATCCCTGGTACCCAGTTGTTCGCAATAGAAGTCGAAGATGGCACCGCAGCCATGTTGCCATTCGCCACTCGGCGGTTTCTGTCCGGTCAAGGCCAGGTGGGCTTGCCAGGCAAAGAAGCCTAGCACGGGTCCCTTGATGAACTCCGTTATCGTGGCATCGGGTCTGCAATACCGCCAGCGTTCCTCGGGTAGAAAAAGGCAGGCTACCCCGTTGTCCTGGAAGTGGTGGTCATCATCCTTGGGAATCACTCCACCGGTTTCACGGACCAGTGGGTCGGCATCCGGATAATTGGCAGGGAACTCAAGCTCGATATCGTAGTATGCGACAGCGGCGCGAAGCTCGGGGCCGGTGATGTTCAGCCGGCCGCGGACATAGATGGTGCCAGGTTCCTGCACAACGTGGAGGGTGGGGAAACTCTGCTCTATGGCACGGGTCACCCTGGAATAGAGTCCCGGTTTTTGCTCAAACCACGGCTTCATTACCGGGGCAGCCACGGGCGGGAAGGGTGCTCCCGCACGACTGAAACGATAGCCGCCGCTTTCTGGGCTTTGGACTCCTCCTCGGCAGGTCCAAAGATCTCGTCCCAACCCTTATCGTCGAGATCCTTGAGCGTTTTCGTGGCCACTTTCTTTATGCGGGCGCGCACCTGGGTATCCAGATATTCCGACAGATCGTTCCCGGTGGGGTTGGCGGGATCTTCGACAGTAAAGGTTTCGGCGTTGTCGCGCAAATACTCCCATACGAAGCGCAGCCGCTCAGGAAGTCCGAAAGGCGCCTCCGGCAGCTTAAGGGCCTTGATGGTGGTCAACTCCAGCACGAACGTCTTCAAGCCGAGCCCCGTGCGCACGTTCCGCAACTTCATCAGGCGAATCTCATCGAGGCAACCGCTGTACCGCATGTGCCGGATGTGCACATCGAGGTTCGTCTTCATCCTGGATTTCTCCCGGCTTTTCACATGGAGAAACGCATCCGACCTCTCGGGACCCGTATAGCGGCCAGGCACGACATCAATGTGGAAATCCTTGTCCAGGGAATCCTTTTCGTTGCTGCGCACCCGGAGAGCGGATGTCTTCGGCAATACCCGGTAGTCCTTTTCAAGCGCCTTCCGGACGTTATCGAAGATGTCTTCCAGAGTGTCACCGGCGCTGGTGTCTTCATTTGCAAAGTAGCAGGTCAGATCCAGATCATACGACTCCCGGATCATGGTGCCCTTCGCGACGGAGCCAGCGACGGAAATGGTTTTATCGGCGGTTTCGAACTCGCGGTTCAGTGTCGCCTCGACATCCTGCCGCCGCTTTTCAAGATCAGTGAGTTCTTCCCCCTGAGGATCTAGGGTCTGCTTATCGAGGATCTTTTGCAAGTATTCTGTTGGAGTCATTTTTCGTTCACCTTGAGTGCGTACACGTAACGTGACGCGACCTTTTCAAAATCGTAAACATGGATCACCGGATCGATCTTGCGGAGCACCTCCCGGCCGCACGTGACTGCGACCGGCGCCGGAACCGCCGCGAAAAGATGAACTGCTTCCGCACCGGGATGATCACGTCTGATCCTG is a window encoding:
- a CDS encoding TIR domain-containing protein; this encodes MSYLKLSEVRAAAQAYQARQPVRKSATQILSDQVRDYSPARTYDVFLSHSKEDAELILGVKAILEGNGLSVYVDWVDDPQLDRSNVTAETANVLRKRMRSCRQFVFATSENSPKSVWMPWELGYYDGYKNGSVSMIQNPEVVPIEIGDIVGN
- a CDS encoding TIR domain-containing protein, which translates into the protein MARRVFFSFHYKRDVIRANIVKNSWVTQDREDAGFFNSSVFESKQRTSEDALRRFLDDGFFNTTVTCALIGAETAWRRWVRYELFRSVIRGNALLGVTIHNIPNFLKQTDQPGWNPFAVTGFEMVSGMVRFKELQYNALTNKTSWVWSKDFPRGFAPSSIGLDLGARTNTTLEPFAQIYDWNAHNGCYNLGTWVEDAAKRAGH